The following are encoded together in the Syngnathus scovelli strain Florida chromosome 12, RoL_Ssco_1.2, whole genome shotgun sequence genome:
- the cryzl1 gene encoding quinone oxidoreductase-like protein 1 isoform X3: MGLQGDTIPLGREVAGIVQRGLKSRTCLGKRGRLVTTDLASFPFVRAVGPKVTFFQPDDEVVGILPLDSVCSGLSEVIDINEQYLVPKPEKLSCTSVAAALEDGLCAYRALHTHAHMAAGQMLLVVDGASSFGLMCIQLACYHGVKVLTTSHSQEQHTFLEQLRPAVVRVIPIYKNSSDLLAAVMEETGCLGVDIVVDQGVRMQEKEQPDEEEGREEATFLPHKHDIISMLAVGGHWVTSQQDLQLDPPDSRLMSLKSASVSFLNPHVWLASSFQQGRHLHILKDIMEKMSSGVLRPQPEEAVPLQEAAAAMEDVQLQNKKKAVVEM; this comes from the exons ATGGGGCTGCAGGGAGATACGATTCCCCTCGGCAGGGAGGTGGCGGGCATCGTACAACGAG gtctcaaaagtaggacatgtctgggaaaaagaggacgtctggtcactACTGACTTGGCTTCTTTTCCTTTTGTGCGTGCAGTCGGTCCAAAAGTCACTTTCTTCCAACCCGACGACGAAGTTGTTG GTATTCTACCACTGGACTCCGTCTGCTCGGGACTCAGCGAGGTCATTGACATAAATGAGCAGTATCTAG TCCCAAAGCCAGAGAAGCTGAGCTGCACCAGCGTGGCCGCGGCATTGGAGGACGGCTTGTGTGCGTACCGTGCCCTccacacgcacgctcacatgGCAGCTGGTCAGATGCTCCTGGTGGTGGACGGTGCCAGC TCTTTTGGCCTGATGTGCATCCAGCTGGCGTGCTACCACGGTGTGAAGGTTCTGACCACATCACACTCGCAGGAGCAGCACACTTTCTTGGAGCAGCTAAGGCCCGCCGTAG TGAGGGTGATTCCTATCTACAAAAACTCATCGGACCTTCTTGCGGCAGTTATGGAGGAGACGGGCTGTCTGGGAGTGGACATAGTTGTCGACCAAGgcg TTAGAATGCAAGAAAAGGAGCAGCCAGACGAGGAGGAGGGCAGAGAGGAGGCGACGTTCCTCCCACACAAGCATGACATCATCAGTATGTTGGCAGTGGGGGGCCACTGGGTGACATCCCAACAAGACTTGCAA CTGGATCCTCCTGACAGCCGGTTAATGTCCTTGAAGTCTGCCTCCGTGTCATTCCTCAACCCTCACGTGTGGTTGGCGTCATCATTCCAGCAGGGACGACACCTCC ATATTCTCAAGGACATTATGGAGAAGATGTCCTCTGGAGTACTCAG ACCTCAGCCCGAAGAGGCAGTTCCTCTACAGGAAGCAGCGGCCGCCATGGAGGACGTGCAACTTCAGAACAAGAAAAAGGCTGTGGTTGAAATGTAA
- the cryzl1 gene encoding quinone oxidoreductase-like protein 1 isoform X1, translated as MKGLFCQITGSELKFIVQETTLPEIFGSHDVRVNVKACGLSPVDLKFLEDMGLQGDTIPLGREVAGIVQRGLKSRTCLGKRGRLVTTDLASFPFVRAVGPKVTFFQPDDEVVGILPLDSVCSGLSEVIDINEQYLVPKPEKLSCTSVAAALEDGLCAYRALHTHAHMAAGQMLLVVDGASSFGLMCIQLACYHGVKVLTTSHSQEQHTFLEQLRPAVVRVIPIYKNSSDLLAAVMEETGCLGVDIVVDQGVRMQEKEQPDEEEGREEATFLPHKHDIISMLAVGGHWVTSQQDLQLDPPDSRLMSLKSASVSFLNPHVWLASSFQQGRHLHILKDIMEKMSSGVLRPQPEEAVPLQEAAAAMEDVQLQNKKKAVVEM; from the exons ATGAAGGGTTTGTTCTGCCAAATTACTGGCAGCGAGCTCAAATTCATCGTCCAGGAAACG ACCCTTCCTGAGATCTTCGGCAGTCATGACGTCAGAGTGAACGTAAAAGCGTGTGGTCTCAGCCCAGTGGACCTCAAG TTTTTGGAAGACATGGGGCTGCAGGGAGATACGATTCCCCTCGGCAGGGAGGTGGCGGGCATCGTACAACGAG gtctcaaaagtaggacatgtctgggaaaaagaggacgtctggtcactACTGACTTGGCTTCTTTTCCTTTTGTGCGTGCAGTCGGTCCAAAAGTCACTTTCTTCCAACCCGACGACGAAGTTGTTG GTATTCTACCACTGGACTCCGTCTGCTCGGGACTCAGCGAGGTCATTGACATAAATGAGCAGTATCTAG TCCCAAAGCCAGAGAAGCTGAGCTGCACCAGCGTGGCCGCGGCATTGGAGGACGGCTTGTGTGCGTACCGTGCCCTccacacgcacgctcacatgGCAGCTGGTCAGATGCTCCTGGTGGTGGACGGTGCCAGC TCTTTTGGCCTGATGTGCATCCAGCTGGCGTGCTACCACGGTGTGAAGGTTCTGACCACATCACACTCGCAGGAGCAGCACACTTTCTTGGAGCAGCTAAGGCCCGCCGTAG TGAGGGTGATTCCTATCTACAAAAACTCATCGGACCTTCTTGCGGCAGTTATGGAGGAGACGGGCTGTCTGGGAGTGGACATAGTTGTCGACCAAGgcg TTAGAATGCAAGAAAAGGAGCAGCCAGACGAGGAGGAGGGCAGAGAGGAGGCGACGTTCCTCCCACACAAGCATGACATCATCAGTATGTTGGCAGTGGGGGGCCACTGGGTGACATCCCAACAAGACTTGCAA CTGGATCCTCCTGACAGCCGGTTAATGTCCTTGAAGTCTGCCTCCGTGTCATTCCTCAACCCTCACGTGTGGTTGGCGTCATCATTCCAGCAGGGACGACACCTCC ATATTCTCAAGGACATTATGGAGAAGATGTCCTCTGGAGTACTCAG ACCTCAGCCCGAAGAGGCAGTTCCTCTACAGGAAGCAGCGGCCGCCATGGAGGACGTGCAACTTCAGAACAAGAAAAAGGCTGTGGTTGAAATGTAA
- the cryzl1 gene encoding quinone oxidoreductase-like protein 1 isoform X2 translates to MKGLFCQITGSELKFIVQETTLPEIFGSHDVRVNVKACGLSPVDLKFLEDMGLQGDTIPLGREVAGIVQRGILPLDSVCSGLSEVIDINEQYLVPKPEKLSCTSVAAALEDGLCAYRALHTHAHMAAGQMLLVVDGASSFGLMCIQLACYHGVKVLTTSHSQEQHTFLEQLRPAVVRVIPIYKNSSDLLAAVMEETGCLGVDIVVDQGVRMQEKEQPDEEEGREEATFLPHKHDIISMLAVGGHWVTSQQDLQLDPPDSRLMSLKSASVSFLNPHVWLASSFQQGRHLHILKDIMEKMSSGVLRPQPEEAVPLQEAAAAMEDVQLQNKKKAVVEM, encoded by the exons ATGAAGGGTTTGTTCTGCCAAATTACTGGCAGCGAGCTCAAATTCATCGTCCAGGAAACG ACCCTTCCTGAGATCTTCGGCAGTCATGACGTCAGAGTGAACGTAAAAGCGTGTGGTCTCAGCCCAGTGGACCTCAAG TTTTTGGAAGACATGGGGCTGCAGGGAGATACGATTCCCCTCGGCAGGGAGGTGGCGGGCATCGTACAACGAG GTATTCTACCACTGGACTCCGTCTGCTCGGGACTCAGCGAGGTCATTGACATAAATGAGCAGTATCTAG TCCCAAAGCCAGAGAAGCTGAGCTGCACCAGCGTGGCCGCGGCATTGGAGGACGGCTTGTGTGCGTACCGTGCCCTccacacgcacgctcacatgGCAGCTGGTCAGATGCTCCTGGTGGTGGACGGTGCCAGC TCTTTTGGCCTGATGTGCATCCAGCTGGCGTGCTACCACGGTGTGAAGGTTCTGACCACATCACACTCGCAGGAGCAGCACACTTTCTTGGAGCAGCTAAGGCCCGCCGTAG TGAGGGTGATTCCTATCTACAAAAACTCATCGGACCTTCTTGCGGCAGTTATGGAGGAGACGGGCTGTCTGGGAGTGGACATAGTTGTCGACCAAGgcg TTAGAATGCAAGAAAAGGAGCAGCCAGACGAGGAGGAGGGCAGAGAGGAGGCGACGTTCCTCCCACACAAGCATGACATCATCAGTATGTTGGCAGTGGGGGGCCACTGGGTGACATCCCAACAAGACTTGCAA CTGGATCCTCCTGACAGCCGGTTAATGTCCTTGAAGTCTGCCTCCGTGTCATTCCTCAACCCTCACGTGTGGTTGGCGTCATCATTCCAGCAGGGACGACACCTCC ATATTCTCAAGGACATTATGGAGAAGATGTCCTCTGGAGTACTCAG ACCTCAGCCCGAAGAGGCAGTTCCTCTACAGGAAGCAGCGGCCGCCATGGAGGACGTGCAACTTCAGAACAAGAAAAAGGCTGTGGTTGAAATGTAA